A single window of Bombyx mori chromosome 17, ASM3026992v2 DNA harbors:
- the LOC101736733 gene encoding polyglutamylase complex subunit TTLL1: protein MAQEIKRISPSIHRKPSPSNMEKGKVTYCTDLEKSVIISNFERRGWVQVGPEDEWNFYWSFTQNCRNIFSIESGYRMNDNQMINHFPNHYELSRKDLLVKNIKRYRKELEREGNPLAEKTDLVLPSGQVVSRYLHLDFIPVTYVLPADYNMFVEEYRKSPQSTWIMKPCGKSQGAGIFLINKLSKLKKWSREAKTPFHPQLSNKESYVISRYIDNPLLIGGKKFDLRLYVLVTSFRPLKAYLFRHGFCRFCTVKYDTSVTELDNMYVHLTNVSVQKHGGDYNSLHGGKMSIQNFRFYLEGTRGRAVTEKLFADMQWLIVHSLKAVAPVMANDRHCFECYGYDIIIDNTLKPWLVEVNASPSLQSTTHNDRILKYKLIDNIFSVVVPPDGIPDARWNKIPTTEALGDFDLLIDEDLMEKEDMNTRFCKFQRVKQ, encoded by the coding sequence ATGGCACAAGAAATCAAAAGAATTTCTCCATCCATTCACAGAAAGCCTTCACCGTCAAACATGGAAAAGGGAAAAGTAACTTATTGCACAGATTTGGAGAAATCTGTGATCATCAGCAACTTCGAGCGACGAGGATGGGTCCAGGTAGGCCCAGAAGATGAATGGAATTTTTACTGGTCTTTCACTCAAAACTGCCGCAACATTTTTAGTATCGAAAGTGGGTACAGAATGAACGACAACCAAATGATAAATCACTTCCCTAACCACTACGAGCTGTCTCGTAAAGatttattagtaaaaaatatcaaaagataCAGAAAAGAACTTGAAAGGGAAGGCAATCCTTTAGCTGAAAAAACGGATTTGGTGCTCCCAAGCGGGCAAGTTGTCTCGCGATATTTACATTTAGATTTTATACCAGTCACTTACGTTTTGCCTGCCGACTACAATATGTTTGTCGAAGAATACAGAAAGTCTCCGCAAAGTACGTGGATCATGAAGCCTTGTGGAAAATCTCAAGGGGCGGGAATTTTCTTGATCAATAAACTTTCCAAACTGAAAAAGTGGTCGCGGGAAGCGAAAACTCCTTTCCATCCTCAACTCAGCAACAAAGAAAGTTATGTAATATCTCGATACATCGACAACCCTCTTTTGATTGGCGGCAAGAAATTTGATCTGAGACTTTATGTACTCGTGACATCGTTTCGACCACTGAAAGCGTATCTGTTTCGACATGGCTTCTGCAGATTTTGTACAGTGAAATATGACACTAGCGTTACTGAACTCGATAACATGTACGTGCATTTAACGAATGTCAGCGTTCAAAAACACGGAGGGGATTACAACAGCTTACACGGCGGGAAAATGAGTATTCAGAATTTTCGCTTTTATTTAGAAGGGACTAGAGGACGGGCTGTTACCGAAAAGCTATTTGCAGACATGCAATGGTTGATTGTTCATTCACTCAAAGCGGTAGCTCCCGTAATGGCCAATGATAGGCATTGCTTCGAATGCTATGGCTACGACATTATAATTGACAATACTCTGAAACCTTGGCTAGTGGAAGTAAACGCTTCGCCATCTCTGCAATCGACGACTCATAATGACAGAATACTAAAGTACAAATTGATTGATAATATTTTCTCAGTTGTCGTGCCCCCTGACGGGATTCCCGATGCTAGATGGAATAAAATACCTACTACCGAAGCGCTTGGAGACTTTGATCTACTAATCGATGAAGACCTTATGGAAAAAGAAGACATGAATACGCgtttttgtaaatttcaacGAGTCAAGCAATAA
- the LOC101741739 gene encoding polyglutamylase complex subunit TTLL1 gives MAAQSRKPSYTNGRNTSTGFKILKFCTDFDNSIVISSFELLGWKRVSSEDDWNVYWANTLNSRNLFNADIGIRLNDHQLTNHFPNHYELVRKDLLVKNIKRYRKDLARECNPLAEKADVKLPSGQVITRYSYLDLIPLTYVLPSDYNIFVEEYRKFPQTTWIIKPCGRSQGAGIFLINKLSKLKKWSRESKKYLQHHLTSKDTFVISRYIDNPLLIGGKKFDFRIYVLVTSFRPLKAYMFRRGFCRFCTMKYDASVTELDNMYVHLTNVSVQKHGNDYNSQHGGKLGLKNLKLYLEGTRGKPVTERLFEQIDWLIVHSLKAVAPVMSNDRHCFECYGYDIIIDDKLKPWLIEVNASPSMVATTANDRILKRKLMEDILSVVLPPDGIPDARWNKTPTEEALGDFQILIDEDLMHKNEQDLRNCSK, from the coding sequence ATGGCTGCCCAGTCTAGAAAACCTTCTTATACCAATGGCCGCAACACTTCAACGGGTTTTAAAATTCTTAAGTTTTGTACTGATTTCGATAATTCAATTGTAATAAGCAGTTTCGAACTGCTAGGATGGAAGCGAGTTTCTTCAGAAGACGACTGGAACGTTTATTGGGCCAATACGCTGAACTCGAGAAATTTATTCAACGCCGACATCGGAATAAGGCTAAATGATCATCAGTTGACAAATCATTTCCCCAATCATTACGAATTAGTACGAAAAGATTTACTCGTGAAAAATATAAAGAGATACAGAAAAGATTTAGCGAGAGAATGCAATCCACTTGCGGAAAAAGCGGATGTGAAACTCCCCAGTGGCCAAGTCATCACCCGATATTCGTATTTAGATTTAATTCCCCTGACGTATGTTTTACCCTCAGATTACAATATTTTCGTAGAAGAATACCGAAAATTTCCACAAACAACTTGGATAATCAAACCGTGCGGCAGATCCCAAGGCGCTGGAATTTTCCTTATAAACAAACTgtcaaaactaaaaaaatggtCACGGGAATCGAAAAAATATTTGCAGCATCATCTCACGAGTAAAGACACTTTTGTCATATCACGATACATAGATAATCCGCTTTTGATCGGAGGAAAGAAATTCGATTTTCGGATTTACGTTCTTGTGACATCCTTCCGACCTTTAAAAGCCTATATGTTTCGGCGGGGGTTTTGCAGATTTTGTACTATGAAATACGATGCTAGCGTTACTGAGCTCGATAACATGTACGTGCATTTGACTAACGTAAGTGTACAAAAACATGGGAATGATTATAACAGCCAACACGGAGGAAAGTTGGGCCTAAAGAATTTAAAGCTTTATTTAGAAGGAACGCGAGGCAAACCAGTGACAGAACGATTGTTTGAGCAAATAGATTGGTTAATAGTGCACTCTTTGAAGGCTGTGGCACCAGTGATGTCGAATGATCGTCATTGTTTTGAATGTTATGGCTACGACATCATTATTGATGACAAATTGAAGCCGTGGCTAATAGAAGTCAATGCGTCACCGTCGATGGTTGCCACAACGGCAAATGACAGAATATTAAAACGCAAATTAATGGAAGACATACTCTCTGTTGTTTTACCACCAGATGGAATACCAGATGCGCGTTGGAATAAAACGCCCACAGAAGAGGCTTTGGGCGACTTTCAGATTTTAATAGATGAAGATTTAATGCACAAAAACGAACAAGACTTACGAAATTGTAGTAAATGA
- the LOC110384710 gene encoding LINE-1 retrotransposable element ORF2 protein codes for MESCDLDVMGLSETHLRESGHLVMASGKLRLSAGNPENSFSGVGFLVSKRMRGRMIGYNAVNDRIIALKLSAHPYPINIVQVYAPTSNSNQDEIDSFYNSLGKVYQDIPKKEVTILMGDLNAKIGNTLMDDHVRGIVGKFGLGTRNERGQLLLDFCAENNVSVMNTQFQHHPRRLYTWISPNGQHRNQIDYVMIGKRWKSSVLNVTTRPGADCGSDRQLLVAKVKIRLKSIKQQKPRKVVDISGRAQELFANAIKERLRDFAVDPFDSANVTWEQLKQVTLQTASEVVGKQAIEQPKSPWMSEETWSAIVRRKARKEDGLTTDADKHEYRLLHHEVQRLCRRDRDAYINAVCDDIQRDSERMHSKDMFRRVKLLAKEYKLKTWTIEDDRGNLIIDRQAALDRWRRYSEQLYCEKGCNDIEERVDYNQHEPDILLQEVEAAINRLKQKACGRDSVTALMLKSLGSDGTKILHSICQKVWRTGQWPEDWTESILIPLHKKGSTRKCENYRTISIISHASKILLHIINKRLESFISRQIAKEQAGFVKGRGTREQILNIRQLIEKAREFNVPMALCFIDYAKAFDCINWKKMFDVMQEMGIPDHLVSLVQTLYMDGITRVRMNNEFFHPFKPERGVRQGCILSPQLFNLIGEHIMRLVLENWEGGIRVVGHRINNLRFADDTTIIGTSERELHELLRRVEVVSKDYGLCINRSKTKLMFVDRAGTMTRTHELRDLDVVQEFVYLGSLISSDGDCDREVVRRAQMSKSAVKRLEKIWRNRSISKKTKIKLMRTLIFSIFLYASETWTLKGRSESAVKFTI; via the exons ATGGAAAGTTGTGACCTGGATGTGATGGGCTTAAGTGAGACTCACCTCAGAGAGTCCGGTCATCTTGTCATGGCATCGGGTAAGCTGAGACTCAGTGCAGGTAATCCAGAAAACAGCTTCAGCGGCGTTGGGTTTCTAGTATCAAAGAGAATGCGTGGCAGGATGATCGGGTACAATGCAGTCAATGACAGAATCATTGCACTAAAACTATCTGCCCACCCTTATCCCATCAACATCGTACAAGTATATGCACCGACCTCGAATTCAAACCAGGATGAAATAGACTCTTTCTACAACAGCTTGGGGAAAGTCTACCAAGATATCCCAAAGAAGGAAGTCACAATTCTCATGGGAGATCTCAATGCCAAGATAGGCAATACGCTAATGGATGACCATGTTCGTGGCATAGTCGGGAAATTCGGGCTAGGGACTCGTAACGAGCGAGGGCAGTTACTCCTCGACTTCTGTGCGGAAAACAATGTTTCAGTCATGAACACCCAGTTCCAGCATCATCCTCGAAGGTTGTATACATGGATCTCCCCTAACGGTCAACATAGAAATCAGATTGACTATGTCATGATAGGGAAACGATGGAAATCATCTGTCCTGAATGTTACGACGAGACCAGGTGCAGATTGTGGCAGTGACCGCCAACTACTTGTTGCAAAAGTTAAAATCCGTCTTAAGTCAATCAAACAGCAGAAACCTAGGAAGGTGGTGGACATATCGGGTCGAGCACAGGAGTTGTTTGCCAATGCCATTAAGGAGCGGTTGCGTGATTTTGCCGTAGATCCCTTCGACTCTGCAAATGTTACCTGGGAACAGTTGAAACAGGTAACCTTGCAGACAGCGAGCGAAGTCGTCGGAAAACAAGCAATAGAACAACCTAAATCACCTTGGATGTCCGAAGAAACATGGTCAGCTATCGTCAGAAGAAAAGCCCGAAAGGAGGATGGTCTTACGACTGACGCAGATAAGCATGAGTACAGACTGCTGCATCATGAAGTCCAAAGACTTTGCAGACGTGACAGAGATGCCTATATAAATGCTGTCTGCGATGACATTCAAAGGGATTCTGAACGCATGCATTCTAAGGACATGTTCCGCAGAGTGAAGCTGTTGGCCAAAGAGTACAAGCTGAAAACCTGGACTATTGAGGACGACCGTGGTAACCTCATCATTGACAGGCAGGCTGCGCTAGACAGATGGAGGAGATACAGCGAACAGCTATATTGCGAAAAGGGCTGCAATGATATCGAAGAAAGGGTGGACTATAACCAACATGAGCCAGATATCCTTCTACAAGAAGTTGAGGCAGCAATCAATAGGCTGAAGCAAAAAGCATGCGGAAGGGACAGCGTAACCGCTCTAATGTTAAAGAGCCTAGGCTCGGATGGTACCAAGATTTTACACTCCATTTGCCAGAAAGTATGGCGTACTGGCCAGTGGCCTGAAGACTGGACGGAATCAATATTAATTCCTCTCCATAAAAAAGGCTCCACACGCAAATGTGAGAACTACAGGACTATCTCCATAATCTCGCATGCCAGTAAAATTCTCCTCcatattatcaataaaagaCTGGAGAGTTTTATCAGTAGGCAAATCGCAAAAGAGCAAGCAGGTTTTGTTAAGGGTCGAGGAACCAGAGAGCAGATCTTAAACATAAGGCAGTTGATCGAAAAGGCAAGGGAGTTCAACGTCCCGATGGCTCTCTGCTTCATTGACTACGCCAAGGCTTTTGACTGCATCAACTGGAAGAAAATGTTCGACGTGATGCAAGAGATGGGAATACCGGACCACCTCGTCTCCCTTGTTCAGACTCTATATATGGATGGAATTACGAGAGTCAGAATGAACAATGAGTTTTTCCATCCATTTAAGCCCGAACGTGGAGTCAGACAGGGGTGTATTCTCTCCCCACAACTCTTCAACCTCATCGGTGAACACATTATGAGGCTCGTTCTGGAGAACTGGGAGGGGGGTATTCGTGTAGTAGGCCACCGAATTAATAATCTTCGTTTCGCTGATGATACCACTATAATCGGTACCTCGGAGCGAGAGCTGCATGAGCTTCTGAGGAGAGTGGAAGTCGTTAGCAAAGATTACGGACTTTGCATCAACCGATCCAAAACGAAATTGATGTTTGTCGATAGAGCTGGCACAATGACACGCACTCACGAACTGCGTGACCTGGACGTGGTGCAGGAATTTGTGTACTTGGGGTCATTAATATCCAGTGACGGTGACTGTGACAGGGAGGTGGTCAGGAGGGCCCAGATGTCAAAATCAGCCGTGAAGCGATTGGAGAAGATTTGGAGAAATCGCAGCATAAGCAAAAAAACTAAGATAAAGCTCATGAGAACCCTTATCTTCTCCATATTCTTGTACGCTTCTGAGACGTGGACCCTCAAGGGCC GTTCTGAGTCGGCGGTGAAGTTCACCATATGA